A region from the Nostoc sp. HK-01 genome encodes:
- a CDS encoding cobalamin B12-binding protein, giving the protein MRILLVYPIFPKTFWSYEKILDLVDRKVLLPPLGLVTVAAILPQEWEFKLVDRNIRPVTEAEWEWADIVIFSAMIVQKQDLLEQIQEAKRRGKLVAVGGPYPTSTPSAVQNVGADFLILDEGEITLPMFVEAIQRGEKSGTFRTAEKPDVTSTPVPRFDLLELDAYDMMSVQFSRGCPFQCEFCDIIVLYGRKPRTKTPAQLLAELDYLYELGWRRGVFMVDDNFIGNKRNVKLLLKELKVWMEEHQYPFKFDTEASVDLAQDEELLELMVESGFSAVFLGIETPDEDSLQLTKKFQNTRNSLTDAVQTIIKAGLRPMAGFIIGFDGEKAGAGDRIVRFAEQAGIPSTTFAMLQALPNTALWHRLKKEGRLRENTESNINQTTLMNFIPTRPLEELAREYVEAFCALYDPVQYLDRTYRCFLMMGTPKWKAPFRMPEWVVIKALLIVIWRQGIKRETRWKFWHHLFSLLKRNPAVVDHYIAVCAHNEHFLEYRQIVRDEIENQLAAYLAQGAEKPYIPVVAEKTEAIAS; this is encoded by the coding sequence ATGCGAATTTTATTAGTTTATCCAATATTTCCTAAAACCTTTTGGTCTTATGAAAAGATTCTGGATTTAGTTGATCGCAAGGTTTTACTACCACCTTTGGGTTTAGTGACTGTAGCCGCAATTCTTCCACAAGAATGGGAATTTAAGCTGGTTGATCGCAACATTCGCCCAGTAACAGAAGCAGAATGGGAATGGGCAGATATTGTTATTTTCTCAGCGATGATTGTCCAAAAGCAAGACTTACTGGAGCAAATTCAAGAAGCAAAACGCCGTGGTAAGTTAGTCGCAGTTGGTGGCCCTTATCCAACTTCCACGCCTTCTGCTGTGCAGAATGTTGGTGCAGACTTCCTGATTTTGGATGAAGGCGAAATCACCTTACCAATGTTTGTGGAAGCAATTCAACGGGGAGAAAAATCTGGGACTTTCCGCACTGCTGAAAAACCTGATGTCACTAGCACACCAGTACCCCGCTTTGATTTATTAGAATTAGATGCTTATGACATGATGTCGGTGCAGTTTTCGCGTGGTTGTCCCTTCCAGTGCGAATTTTGCGACATTATTGTACTTTACGGCCGCAAACCACGCACCAAAACTCCAGCACAATTGTTAGCAGAGTTAGATTATCTCTATGAGTTGGGTTGGCGGCGGGGCGTGTTCATGGTAGATGACAACTTTATCGGTAACAAACGGAATGTGAAATTGTTGCTGAAAGAGTTAAAAGTTTGGATGGAGGAACATCAATATCCCTTTAAATTTGACACCGAAGCTTCAGTTGACTTAGCACAAGACGAAGAATTATTAGAATTGATGGTTGAGTCTGGTTTCTCGGCAGTATTTTTGGGAATTGAAACACCAGATGAAGATAGCTTGCAATTAACCAAGAAGTTTCAAAATACCCGTAACTCTTTGACAGATGCAGTACAAACCATCATCAAAGCGGGGTTGCGCCCAATGGCTGGGTTTATTATCGGGTTTGATGGCGAAAAAGCTGGCGCAGGCGATCGCATCGTCCGTTTTGCTGAACAAGCAGGGATTCCCTCAACCACCTTCGCCATGTTACAAGCACTACCCAACACCGCCCTGTGGCATCGCCTGAAAAAAGAAGGCAGACTGCGGGAAAATACCGAAAGTAACATCAACCAAACTACGTTGATGAACTTCATCCCCACCCGTCCTTTAGAAGAACTGGCCAGAGAATACGTTGAGGCTTTTTGCGCTTTATACGACCCAGTACAATATTTAGATCGGACTTATCGCTGCTTTTTAATGATGGGTACACCAAAATGGAAAGCACCATTCAGAATGCCAGAGTGGGTAGTAATTAAAGCATTGTTGATTGTAATTTGGCGACAAGGAATTAAGCGGGAAACTCGCTGGAAATTCTGGCATCATTTGTTCAGTCTTCTCAAGCGCAACCCTGCTGTTGTTGACCACTACATTGCTGTTTGCGCCCATAACGAACATTTCTTAGAGTATCGCCAAATTGTTCGTGATGAAATTGAAAACCAACTAGCTGCATATTTAGCCCAAGGTGCTGAAAAACCATACATCCCAGTAGTGGCAGAAAAAACAGAGGCGATCGCGAGTTAA
- a CDS encoding NAD-dependent epimerase/dehydratase, translating to MIQKRILITGASGCIGHYISEILIQNTNHELFLLVRNPNKLQVNTQFRPGVTVLQGDMQDIKRFADLLLTIDVAVLTATAWGGENTYDINVNKTLELLSLLNPERCEQVIYFSTASVLNNKNQPLKEAGEIGTDYIGSKYQCLHEKEKLAIAPKITTVFPTLVLGGDANKPYSHLTSGIQEVTKYINLIRFLQADGSFHFIHGQDIATVVEYLIENPPETDEQRKLVLGQKGLHVNQAIEEVCAYLGKKIYFRIPLSISLANLIIAVFRIQMAAWDRFCMNYRHFTYKNAVNPASFSLPNYCATMSDVLKISGVPRKK from the coding sequence ATGATTCAGAAAAGAATTTTAATTACAGGTGCAAGTGGCTGCATCGGTCATTACATTTCAGAAATATTAATTCAAAATACAAATCACGAGCTATTTTTACTAGTTAGAAACCCTAATAAACTACAAGTTAATACGCAATTCCGTCCTGGTGTCACAGTCTTGCAAGGCGATATGCAAGACATTAAACGTTTTGCGGATTTGTTATTAACTATTGATGTAGCAGTGTTAACAGCAACAGCCTGGGGTGGAGAAAATACTTACGATATTAATGTCAACAAAACACTAGAATTACTAAGTTTATTAAACCCAGAACGCTGCGAACAGGTAATTTATTTTTCAACTGCTAGTGTGTTAAATAACAAAAATCAACCTTTGAAAGAAGCAGGTGAGATTGGGACAGATTATATCGGTTCTAAATACCAATGCTTGCATGAAAAAGAAAAACTAGCGATCGCACCTAAAATCACCACAGTTTTTCCTACCTTAGTTTTAGGCGGTGATGCCAACAAACCCTATTCACACCTCACTTCTGGCATTCAAGAAGTTACAAAATATATTAATTTAATTCGCTTTTTACAAGCAGACGGTAGTTTTCACTTTATCCACGGACAAGATATTGCAACCGTCGTAGAATATTTAATTGAAAATCCGCCCGAAACAGACGAACAACGCAAATTAGTTTTAGGCCAAAAAGGGTTACACGTTAATCAAGCAATTGAAGAAGTTTGTGCTTATCTAGGCAAAAAAATCTATTTTCGTATTCCTCTATCTATATCATTAGCCAATTTAATTATTGCCGTGTTCCGCATCCAAATGGCAGCTTGGGATAGATTCTGCATGAACTATCGCCACTTTACATATAAAAATGCTGTCAATCCTGCGAGTTTTAGTTTGCCAAATTATTGTGCAACTATGAGTGATGTTTTAAAAATTAGCGGTGTGCCAAGGAAAAAATAA
- a CDS encoding uroporphyrinogen decarboxylase produces MGVSSTAPHLLRAARGEIVDRPPVWMMRQAGRYMKAYRDLREKYPSFRDRSEIPEVAIEVSLQPWRAFQPDGVILFSDIVTPLPGLGIDMDIAEGKGPIIHSPIRTQAQIDSLHDLEPEAALPFIKPILQALRQEVGDKSTVLGFVGAPWTLAAYAVEGKGSKTYSIIKNLAFSDPAILHQLLTKLADAIAVYARYQIDCGAQVVQMFDSWAGQLSPQDYDTFARPYQQRVFEQVKQTHPHTPLILLVSGSAGVLERMAQSGADIVSVDWTVDMADARARLGKHVKVQGNLDPGVLYGSKEFIRDRIYDTVRKAGNWGHILNLGHGVLPDTPEENVAFFFETAKQLSTAALVS; encoded by the coding sequence ATGGGTGTTTCGTCAACGGCCCCTCATCTCCTGCGGGCTGCTCGTGGTGAAATAGTAGATCGTCCCCCAGTATGGATGATGCGACAAGCGGGACGATATATGAAGGCGTACCGAGACTTAAGGGAAAAGTATCCTTCATTTCGCGATCGCTCCGAAATTCCTGAAGTAGCGATTGAAGTATCCCTACAACCTTGGAGAGCCTTCCAGCCGGACGGAGTGATTTTATTTTCCGACATTGTAACTCCATTGCCTGGTTTGGGCATTGATATGGACATTGCGGAAGGTAAAGGGCCAATCATTCATTCGCCCATTCGCACTCAAGCACAAATCGATAGCCTGCATGATTTAGAACCAGAGGCGGCTCTACCGTTTATTAAACCCATCTTGCAGGCATTACGCCAAGAAGTGGGCGACAAATCAACAGTATTAGGCTTTGTCGGTGCGCCGTGGACGTTAGCTGCTTACGCAGTGGAAGGAAAAGGTTCTAAAACCTATTCCATCATCAAAAACTTGGCCTTCTCAGACCCGGCAATTTTACACCAACTGCTAACAAAATTGGCAGATGCGATCGCTGTTTACGCCCGTTACCAAATTGACTGCGGCGCACAAGTAGTGCAAATGTTCGATTCTTGGGCGGGACAATTAAGCCCTCAAGATTACGATACCTTTGCCCGTCCCTATCAGCAACGCGTATTCGAGCAAGTCAAGCAAACCCACCCCCACACACCATTAATTCTTTTAGTTAGCGGTAGTGCAGGCGTGTTGGAAAGAATGGCTCAATCTGGTGCTGATATTGTCAGCGTCGATTGGACAGTAGACATGGCGGATGCTCGCGCCAGATTAGGCAAACACGTAAAAGTGCAAGGTAATCTTGATCCTGGTGTACTCTACGGTTCCAAAGAGTTCATCCGCGATCGCATTTATGATACCGTTCGCAAAGCTGGTAACTGGGGTCATATCCTTAACCTCGGTCATGGTGTCCTACCAGATACCCCAGAAGAAAATGTTGCTTTCTTCTTTGAAACAGCCAAGCAACTTAGTACAGCAGCACTGGTGAGTTAA
- a CDS encoding aspartoacylase, producing MGNINSVVIATGTHGNEFTGIYLGKKFEQFPKLIQRPSFDTRVLLSNPKAFAAARRYIDKDLNRCFASEDIKNPQLASYEDILAKNIYYLLAEESKHQQQVIIDLHSSTANMQLTIILGSKHPFILQLAAHLNAINPDVRICYSQPTRDSNFLCSISELGFAIEVGPVAQGVLNAELFQKTEALIYQVLDYIESYNHGMNQPQTSTLTYYQYAGVIDYPRNEYGEIQGMIYPQLQFRDYEPLNPGEPIFLTFDGTAIAYQGQSTVYPIFINEAAYYEKGIAMCLTQKKTLEI from the coding sequence ATGGGAAACATCAATTCAGTGGTCATTGCTACTGGTACACATGGCAATGAATTTACAGGAATATATCTAGGTAAAAAGTTTGAACAGTTTCCGAAACTGATTCAACGGCCTAGTTTTGATACTCGCGTTTTATTGAGTAATCCCAAGGCGTTTGCAGCAGCTAGACGCTATATTGACAAAGACTTAAATCGTTGCTTTGCATCAGAAGATATCAAAAATCCCCAACTTGCAAGTTATGAAGATATCTTGGCAAAAAATATCTATTATTTACTAGCAGAAGAAAGCAAACATCAGCAACAAGTAATTATTGATTTGCATAGTTCAACTGCAAATATGCAGTTAACTATAATTTTGGGCAGTAAACATCCATTTATCTTACAATTAGCTGCCCATTTAAATGCAATTAATCCTGATGTGAGAATTTGTTATTCTCAACCGACAAGAGATTCTAACTTTTTGTGTTCAATATCTGAATTGGGTTTTGCAATTGAAGTAGGGCCTGTAGCACAGGGAGTTTTAAATGCTGAGTTATTTCAAAAAACTGAAGCTTTAATTTATCAAGTTTTAGACTATATCGAAAGTTATAATCATGGTATGAACCAACCACAAACTAGTACACTTACATATTATCAATATGCAGGAGTGATTGATTATCCGCGAAACGAATATGGAGAAATTCAAGGAATGATTTACCCACAACTTCAGTTTCGAGATTATGAACCACTTAACCCTGGTGAACCAATATTTTTAACCTTTGATGGAACTGCGATCGCCTATCAAGGTCAATCTACAGTTTATCCTATTTTTATTAACGAAGCTGCATATTATGAAAAGGGAATCGCGATGTGTTTAACCCAAAAGAAAACCTTAGAAATATAG